In Salminus brasiliensis chromosome 24, fSalBra1.hap2, whole genome shotgun sequence, one genomic interval encodes:
- the LOC140546474 gene encoding stonustoxin subunit alpha-like isoform X4, which produces MKSDRSMDPPVVFHVEREDQAPRKKLERTSMATCMSTKSDQSMDPPATFRDESTSNNRCPVCTDEMKGPVSTHCGYSYCKTCSQNYGNTPTYEGSSSCPQCRRNSGNCALAEVVQKRDEGDRYAFICAELDFHDADFSPDFVEVAAVGRPLKLGMLYDCRSDSLSSDVFLWDVDTVSSMKLSLPRPHTDVRILEGDSLQERLRALGLTTALRASVVSGLVEVAGAAAFLKHPTQSQLQDRVTLHYRTSTRLDMLSHRLLRNGAPLSVTNQSSATHVVVAVLYGGQAFFVFDKDSESSDGVQELKASVSEMISCSGAADLLSDLSSDREEAGCASDKCSVYTDAEDFRGLVDFQTAVKLYGHHQKLLGPHGGRAVPLTAWLYPLKNLEQTPASVLQEISDDLLHRAERVLDHLDFVRRDLGLCQDMMSGFSNLGGITWFVALKATLCQFALLLQQYQAAFQRRLASCIRTTREKGEEGQERLRDLLQRNSQAPFSPQNMYQWLQNKDAEVRALNECRAANITIAKSHDDLKRLVEDSQAGRVLCFTLTSLEGGDPFLAALKQHIRLVIMENRREVQPPFRLSDTSQKILSDLRSFLFTREAEEPAEETKFIAASVPDGRFPGSSIHLYHSGNGVSQNLIVDVRPAAAEIVAVTRTRVTLKLQSVEMTFADRYRVEYKAVSCRGATVLNTGWKTIEIWRTGSTSVVLGIKPETQYQLRYAVMDSNSMSDYSRITEFQTPPRSRPGRPTVLKQNTDSLTVTWQSAEADGDSPVLRYMVEYMEAGLEGWQSVLTEGPECEYTITLPYSTCYRVRVSAVYGEEDTSKPSEETAVALDVPVPVTTEDLPLVQSRTPWLKGELSSVLRRLASLLKLWKVQCMKLLESTMEGV; this is translated from the exons ATGAAGAGTGACCGGTCCATGGATCCACCAGTGGTCTTCCATGTGGAGAGAGAGGACCAGGCTCCCAG GAAGAAGCTGGAGAGAACGTCTATGGCGACATGCATGTCTACAAAAAGTGACCAGTCCATGGATCCACCAGCGACCTTCAGAGATGAATCCACTTCAAATAATAG ATGTCCAGTGTGTACAGACGAGATGAAGGGGCCAGTGTCCACCCACTGTGGGTACAGTTACTGCAAGACCTGCAGCCAGAACTACGGGAACACACCAACCTATGAAGGGAGCTCCTCCTGCCCTCAGTGTAGAAGGAACTCCGGAAACTGCGCTCTGGCTGAAGTGGTGCAGAAACGTGACGAAGGTGACCGTTATGCTTTCATCTGTGCAGAGCTGGATTTTCATGATGCAG ATTTCAGTCCGGACTTCGTTGAGGTGGCTGCAGTCGGTCGTCCGTTGAAGCTGGGGATGTTGTACGACTGCCGCAGTGATTCTCTCAGCTCAG ATGTTTTTCTGTGGGATGTTGACACTGTATCATCAATGAAGCTGTCTCTTCCTCGACCCCACACAGATGTGAGGATTTTAGAGGGAGATTCTCTGCAGGAAAGACTCCGAGCTCTGGGCCTGACCACTGCTCTGAGAGCTAGTGTAGTATCAGGGCTGGTGGAGGTGGCTGGAGCTGCTGCCTTTCTGAAGCACCCAACTCAGTCCCAGCTGCAGGACCGAGTCACGCTACACTACAGAACCTCCACCAGGCTGGACATGCTCAGTCACAGACTGCTACGCAATGGAGCTCCTCTCTCagtgaccaatcagagctcagCAACACATGTGGTAGTAGCTGTGCTGTACGGAGGCCAAGCGTTTTTCGTCTTTGACAAAGACAGTGAAAGCAGTGATGGTGTTCAAGAGCTGAAGGCCTCAGTTAGCGAGATGATCTCTTGCTCGGGTGCAGCTGACCTTCTCTCCGATCTCAGCAGTGACCGTGAGGAAGCAGGTTGTGCCTCGGATAAATGCTCTGTCTACACTGATGCAGAGgatttcagaggtcttgtggacttTCAAACAGCCGTGAAGCTTTACGGCCATCACCAGAAGCTCTTAGGACCACATGGTGGGAGAGCAGTTCCTCTCACAGCCTGGCTTTACCCTCTGAAGAACCTGGAACAGACACCTGCTTCTGTGCTTCAAGAAATAAGTGATGACTTGCTGCATCGAGCAGAGAGAGTTCTGGACCATCTGGACTTCGTGAGGAGGGATCTGGGGCTTTGTCAGGATATGATGTCTGGTTTCTCTAATCTTGGTGGAATTACCTGGTTTGTAGCTCTGAAGGCCACTCTGTGTCAGTTTGCCCTGCTTCTGCAGCAGTACCAAGCAGCATTTCAGAGAAGACTGGCCTCCTGCATTAGGACCACCcgagagaaaggagaggaagGACAGGAGAGGTTGAGGGACCTTCTGCAGAGGAACAGTCAGGCACCATTCAGTCCACAGAACATGTATCAGTGGCTCCAGAACAAGGATGCTGAAGTGAGGGCTTTGAATGAATGCAGAGCCGCTAACATCACCATTGCGAAATCACACGATGATCTGAAGCGTTTGGTTGAAGATTCCCAAGCTGGCAGAGTGTTGTGCTTCACTCTCACATCGCTGGAGGGTGGAGATCCATTTCTCGCAGCTCTTAAACAGCACATCAGGTTAGTGATTATGGAGAACAGACGAGAGGTACAGCCACCATTCAGGCTTTCTGATACCAGTCAGAAAATCCTGTCTGACCTTCGCTCGTTCCTTTTCACTAGAGAGGCTGAAGAACCTGCAGAGGAAACCAAGTTCATCGCTGCATCTGTGCCTGATGGACGATTTCCAGGCTCCTCGATTCACCTTTACCACTCTGGGAATGGTGTGAGTCAGAATTTGATAGTTGATGTGAGACCAGCAGCTGCAGAAATAGTTGCAGTGACGCGAACCCGTGTTACCCTGAAGCTGCAGAGTGTGGAGATGACCTTCGCTGATCGGTACAGAGTGGAGTACAAAGCAGTGAGCTGCAGAGGAGCGACTGTCCTCAATACGGGATGGAAAACCATTGAAATCTGGAGAACTGGATCAACTTCTGTAGTTCTAGGGATTAAACCAGAGACCCAGTACCAGCTCAGATATGCTGTAATGGACAGTAACAGCATGAGTGACTACAGCAGAATCACAGAGTTCCAGACACCTCCTAGATCCAGACCTGGACGGCCTACAGTGCTTAAACAGAATACAGACTCTCTCACTGTTACCTGGCAGAGCGCTGAAGCTGATGGAGATTCTCCTGTTCTCCGCTACATGGTGGAGTACATGGAAGCTGGTCTGGAGGGCTGGCAGTCTGTTCTAACAGAGGGTCCTGAGTGTGAATACACCATAACTCTCCCCTACAGCACCTGCTACAGAGTCAGAGTCTCTGCTGTCTATGGAGAGGAAGACACCAGTAAACCCAGTGAGGAAACTGCAGTGGCATTAGATG TTCCTGTTCCAGTGACCACTGAGGACCTTCCACTTGTCCAGAGCAGAACACCGTGGCTGAAGGGGGAGCTGTCCAGCGTTCTGAGAAGGTTGgcttctctgctgaagctctggaAAGTCCAATGCATGAAGCTTCTCGAATCTACGATGGAG GGTGTCTGA
- the LOC140546474 gene encoding cytolytic toxin-alpha-like isoform X2, translated as MKSDRSMDPPVVFHVEREDQAPRKKLERTSMATCMSTKSDQSMDPPATFRDESTSNNRCPVCTDEMKGPVSTHCGYSYCKTCSQNYGNTPTYEGSSSCPQCRRNSGNCALAEVVQKRDEGDRYAFICAELDFHDADFSPDFVEVAAVGRPLKLGMLYDCRSDSLSSDVFLWDVDTVSSMKLSLPRPHTDVRILEGDSLQERLRALGLTTALRASVVSGLVEVAGAAAFLKHPTQSQLQDRVTLHYRTSTRLDMLSHRLLRNGAPLSVTNQSSATHVVVAVLYGGQAFFVFDKDSESSDGVQELKASVSEMISCSGAADLLSDLSSDREEAGCASDKCSVYTDAEDFRGLVDFQTAVKLYGHHQKLLGPHGGRAVPLTAWLYPLKNLEQTPASVLQEISDDLLHRAERVLDHLDFVRRDLGLCQDMMSGFSNLGGITWFVALKATLCQFALLLQQYQAAFQRRLASCIRTTREKGEEGQERLRDLLQRNSQAPFSPQNMYQWLQNKDAEVRALNECRAANITIAKSHDDLKRLVEDSQAGRVLCFTLTSLEGGDPFLAALKQHIRLVIMENRREVQPPFRLSDTSQKILSDLRSFLFTREAEEPAEETKFIAASVPDGRFPGSSIHLYHSGNGVSQNLIVDVRPAAAEIVAVTRTRVTLKLQSVEMTFADRYRVEYKAVSCRGATVLNTGWKTIEIWRTGSTSVVLGIKPETQYQLRYAVMDSNSMSDYSRITEFQTPPRSRPGRPTVLKQNTDSLTVTWQSAEADGDSPVLRYMVEYMEAGLEGWQSVLTEGPECEYTITLPYSTCYRVRVSAVYGEEDTSKPSEETAVALDVTTEDLPLVQSRTPWLKGELSSVLRRLASLLKLWKVQCMKLLESTMEVQFLSVLLHLNIRVSDETLLQLVFLVYEAQEGEFTHSFLQKVGGDLSSCSLQWKVIQYFLQYHTVTVDFRKSSIKQQNIRELLTVLDRVQLRRILFS; from the exons ATGAAGAGTGACCGGTCCATGGATCCACCAGTGGTCTTCCATGTGGAGAGAGAGGACCAGGCTCCCAG GAAGAAGCTGGAGAGAACGTCTATGGCGACATGCATGTCTACAAAAAGTGACCAGTCCATGGATCCACCAGCGACCTTCAGAGATGAATCCACTTCAAATAATAG ATGTCCAGTGTGTACAGACGAGATGAAGGGGCCAGTGTCCACCCACTGTGGGTACAGTTACTGCAAGACCTGCAGCCAGAACTACGGGAACACACCAACCTATGAAGGGAGCTCCTCCTGCCCTCAGTGTAGAAGGAACTCCGGAAACTGCGCTCTGGCTGAAGTGGTGCAGAAACGTGACGAAGGTGACCGTTATGCTTTCATCTGTGCAGAGCTGGATTTTCATGATGCAG ATTTCAGTCCGGACTTCGTTGAGGTGGCTGCAGTCGGTCGTCCGTTGAAGCTGGGGATGTTGTACGACTGCCGCAGTGATTCTCTCAGCTCAG ATGTTTTTCTGTGGGATGTTGACACTGTATCATCAATGAAGCTGTCTCTTCCTCGACCCCACACAGATGTGAGGATTTTAGAGGGAGATTCTCTGCAGGAAAGACTCCGAGCTCTGGGCCTGACCACTGCTCTGAGAGCTAGTGTAGTATCAGGGCTGGTGGAGGTGGCTGGAGCTGCTGCCTTTCTGAAGCACCCAACTCAGTCCCAGCTGCAGGACCGAGTCACGCTACACTACAGAACCTCCACCAGGCTGGACATGCTCAGTCACAGACTGCTACGCAATGGAGCTCCTCTCTCagtgaccaatcagagctcagCAACACATGTGGTAGTAGCTGTGCTGTACGGAGGCCAAGCGTTTTTCGTCTTTGACAAAGACAGTGAAAGCAGTGATGGTGTTCAAGAGCTGAAGGCCTCAGTTAGCGAGATGATCTCTTGCTCGGGTGCAGCTGACCTTCTCTCCGATCTCAGCAGTGACCGTGAGGAAGCAGGTTGTGCCTCGGATAAATGCTCTGTCTACACTGATGCAGAGgatttcagaggtcttgtggacttTCAAACAGCCGTGAAGCTTTACGGCCATCACCAGAAGCTCTTAGGACCACATGGTGGGAGAGCAGTTCCTCTCACAGCCTGGCTTTACCCTCTGAAGAACCTGGAACAGACACCTGCTTCTGTGCTTCAAGAAATAAGTGATGACTTGCTGCATCGAGCAGAGAGAGTTCTGGACCATCTGGACTTCGTGAGGAGGGATCTGGGGCTTTGTCAGGATATGATGTCTGGTTTCTCTAATCTTGGTGGAATTACCTGGTTTGTAGCTCTGAAGGCCACTCTGTGTCAGTTTGCCCTGCTTCTGCAGCAGTACCAAGCAGCATTTCAGAGAAGACTGGCCTCCTGCATTAGGACCACCcgagagaaaggagaggaagGACAGGAGAGGTTGAGGGACCTTCTGCAGAGGAACAGTCAGGCACCATTCAGTCCACAGAACATGTATCAGTGGCTCCAGAACAAGGATGCTGAAGTGAGGGCTTTGAATGAATGCAGAGCCGCTAACATCACCATTGCGAAATCACACGATGATCTGAAGCGTTTGGTTGAAGATTCCCAAGCTGGCAGAGTGTTGTGCTTCACTCTCACATCGCTGGAGGGTGGAGATCCATTTCTCGCAGCTCTTAAACAGCACATCAGGTTAGTGATTATGGAGAACAGACGAGAGGTACAGCCACCATTCAGGCTTTCTGATACCAGTCAGAAAATCCTGTCTGACCTTCGCTCGTTCCTTTTCACTAGAGAGGCTGAAGAACCTGCAGAGGAAACCAAGTTCATCGCTGCATCTGTGCCTGATGGACGATTTCCAGGCTCCTCGATTCACCTTTACCACTCTGGGAATGGTGTGAGTCAGAATTTGATAGTTGATGTGAGACCAGCAGCTGCAGAAATAGTTGCAGTGACGCGAACCCGTGTTACCCTGAAGCTGCAGAGTGTGGAGATGACCTTCGCTGATCGGTACAGAGTGGAGTACAAAGCAGTGAGCTGCAGAGGAGCGACTGTCCTCAATACGGGATGGAAAACCATTGAAATCTGGAGAACTGGATCAACTTCTGTAGTTCTAGGGATTAAACCAGAGACCCAGTACCAGCTCAGATATGCTGTAATGGACAGTAACAGCATGAGTGACTACAGCAGAATCACAGAGTTCCAGACACCTCCTAGATCCAGACCTGGACGGCCTACAGTGCTTAAACAGAATACAGACTCTCTCACTGTTACCTGGCAGAGCGCTGAAGCTGATGGAGATTCTCCTGTTCTCCGCTACATGGTGGAGTACATGGAAGCTGGTCTGGAGGGCTGGCAGTCTGTTCTAACAGAGGGTCCTGAGTGTGAATACACCATAACTCTCCCCTACAGCACCTGCTACAGAGTCAGAGTCTCTGCTGTCTATGGAGAGGAAGACACCAGTAAACCCAGTGAGGAAACTGCAGTGGCATTAGATG TGACCACTGAGGACCTTCCACTTGTCCAGAGCAGAACACCGTGGCTGAAGGGGGAGCTGTCCAGCGTTCTGAGAAGGTTGgcttctctgctgaagctctggaAAGTCCAATGCATGAAGCTTCTCGAATCTACGATGGAGGTCCAGtttctctctgttcttctgCATCTCAACATCAG GGTGTCTGACGAGACTCTCCTGCAGCTGGTTTTCTTGGTGTATGAAGCTCAGGAGGGGGAGTTTACTCACAGTTTCCTACAGAAAGTAGGTGGAGACCTGAGTTCCTGCTCTCTGCAATGGAAAGTGATTCAGTATTTCCTGCAGTATCACACCGTCACTGTGGACTTCAGGAAGAGCAGCATTAAACAGCAGAACATCCGAGAACTTCTCACTGTACTGGACCGAGTTCAGCTCAGAAG AATCCTTTTCTCCTGA
- the LOC140546474 gene encoding cytolytic toxin-alpha-like isoform X1 translates to MKSDRSMDPPVVFHVEREDQAPRKKLERTSMATCMSTKSDQSMDPPATFRDESTSNNRCPVCTDEMKGPVSTHCGYSYCKTCSQNYGNTPTYEGSSSCPQCRRNSGNCALAEVVQKRDEGDRYAFICAELDFHDADFSPDFVEVAAVGRPLKLGMLYDCRSDSLSSDVFLWDVDTVSSMKLSLPRPHTDVRILEGDSLQERLRALGLTTALRASVVSGLVEVAGAAAFLKHPTQSQLQDRVTLHYRTSTRLDMLSHRLLRNGAPLSVTNQSSATHVVVAVLYGGQAFFVFDKDSESSDGVQELKASVSEMISCSGAADLLSDLSSDREEAGCASDKCSVYTDAEDFRGLVDFQTAVKLYGHHQKLLGPHGGRAVPLTAWLYPLKNLEQTPASVLQEISDDLLHRAERVLDHLDFVRRDLGLCQDMMSGFSNLGGITWFVALKATLCQFALLLQQYQAAFQRRLASCIRTTREKGEEGQERLRDLLQRNSQAPFSPQNMYQWLQNKDAEVRALNECRAANITIAKSHDDLKRLVEDSQAGRVLCFTLTSLEGGDPFLAALKQHIRLVIMENRREVQPPFRLSDTSQKILSDLRSFLFTREAEEPAEETKFIAASVPDGRFPGSSIHLYHSGNGVSQNLIVDVRPAAAEIVAVTRTRVTLKLQSVEMTFADRYRVEYKAVSCRGATVLNTGWKTIEIWRTGSTSVVLGIKPETQYQLRYAVMDSNSMSDYSRITEFQTPPRSRPGRPTVLKQNTDSLTVTWQSAEADGDSPVLRYMVEYMEAGLEGWQSVLTEGPECEYTITLPYSTCYRVRVSAVYGEEDTSKPSEETAVALDVPVPVTTEDLPLVQSRTPWLKGELSSVLRRLASLLKLWKVQCMKLLESTMEVQFLSVLLHLNIRVSDETLLQLVFLVYEAQEGEFTHSFLQKVGGDLSSCSLQWKVIQYFLQYHTVTVDFRKSSIKQQNIRELLTVLDRVQLRRILFS, encoded by the exons ATGAAGAGTGACCGGTCCATGGATCCACCAGTGGTCTTCCATGTGGAGAGAGAGGACCAGGCTCCCAG GAAGAAGCTGGAGAGAACGTCTATGGCGACATGCATGTCTACAAAAAGTGACCAGTCCATGGATCCACCAGCGACCTTCAGAGATGAATCCACTTCAAATAATAG ATGTCCAGTGTGTACAGACGAGATGAAGGGGCCAGTGTCCACCCACTGTGGGTACAGTTACTGCAAGACCTGCAGCCAGAACTACGGGAACACACCAACCTATGAAGGGAGCTCCTCCTGCCCTCAGTGTAGAAGGAACTCCGGAAACTGCGCTCTGGCTGAAGTGGTGCAGAAACGTGACGAAGGTGACCGTTATGCTTTCATCTGTGCAGAGCTGGATTTTCATGATGCAG ATTTCAGTCCGGACTTCGTTGAGGTGGCTGCAGTCGGTCGTCCGTTGAAGCTGGGGATGTTGTACGACTGCCGCAGTGATTCTCTCAGCTCAG ATGTTTTTCTGTGGGATGTTGACACTGTATCATCAATGAAGCTGTCTCTTCCTCGACCCCACACAGATGTGAGGATTTTAGAGGGAGATTCTCTGCAGGAAAGACTCCGAGCTCTGGGCCTGACCACTGCTCTGAGAGCTAGTGTAGTATCAGGGCTGGTGGAGGTGGCTGGAGCTGCTGCCTTTCTGAAGCACCCAACTCAGTCCCAGCTGCAGGACCGAGTCACGCTACACTACAGAACCTCCACCAGGCTGGACATGCTCAGTCACAGACTGCTACGCAATGGAGCTCCTCTCTCagtgaccaatcagagctcagCAACACATGTGGTAGTAGCTGTGCTGTACGGAGGCCAAGCGTTTTTCGTCTTTGACAAAGACAGTGAAAGCAGTGATGGTGTTCAAGAGCTGAAGGCCTCAGTTAGCGAGATGATCTCTTGCTCGGGTGCAGCTGACCTTCTCTCCGATCTCAGCAGTGACCGTGAGGAAGCAGGTTGTGCCTCGGATAAATGCTCTGTCTACACTGATGCAGAGgatttcagaggtcttgtggacttTCAAACAGCCGTGAAGCTTTACGGCCATCACCAGAAGCTCTTAGGACCACATGGTGGGAGAGCAGTTCCTCTCACAGCCTGGCTTTACCCTCTGAAGAACCTGGAACAGACACCTGCTTCTGTGCTTCAAGAAATAAGTGATGACTTGCTGCATCGAGCAGAGAGAGTTCTGGACCATCTGGACTTCGTGAGGAGGGATCTGGGGCTTTGTCAGGATATGATGTCTGGTTTCTCTAATCTTGGTGGAATTACCTGGTTTGTAGCTCTGAAGGCCACTCTGTGTCAGTTTGCCCTGCTTCTGCAGCAGTACCAAGCAGCATTTCAGAGAAGACTGGCCTCCTGCATTAGGACCACCcgagagaaaggagaggaagGACAGGAGAGGTTGAGGGACCTTCTGCAGAGGAACAGTCAGGCACCATTCAGTCCACAGAACATGTATCAGTGGCTCCAGAACAAGGATGCTGAAGTGAGGGCTTTGAATGAATGCAGAGCCGCTAACATCACCATTGCGAAATCACACGATGATCTGAAGCGTTTGGTTGAAGATTCCCAAGCTGGCAGAGTGTTGTGCTTCACTCTCACATCGCTGGAGGGTGGAGATCCATTTCTCGCAGCTCTTAAACAGCACATCAGGTTAGTGATTATGGAGAACAGACGAGAGGTACAGCCACCATTCAGGCTTTCTGATACCAGTCAGAAAATCCTGTCTGACCTTCGCTCGTTCCTTTTCACTAGAGAGGCTGAAGAACCTGCAGAGGAAACCAAGTTCATCGCTGCATCTGTGCCTGATGGACGATTTCCAGGCTCCTCGATTCACCTTTACCACTCTGGGAATGGTGTGAGTCAGAATTTGATAGTTGATGTGAGACCAGCAGCTGCAGAAATAGTTGCAGTGACGCGAACCCGTGTTACCCTGAAGCTGCAGAGTGTGGAGATGACCTTCGCTGATCGGTACAGAGTGGAGTACAAAGCAGTGAGCTGCAGAGGAGCGACTGTCCTCAATACGGGATGGAAAACCATTGAAATCTGGAGAACTGGATCAACTTCTGTAGTTCTAGGGATTAAACCAGAGACCCAGTACCAGCTCAGATATGCTGTAATGGACAGTAACAGCATGAGTGACTACAGCAGAATCACAGAGTTCCAGACACCTCCTAGATCCAGACCTGGACGGCCTACAGTGCTTAAACAGAATACAGACTCTCTCACTGTTACCTGGCAGAGCGCTGAAGCTGATGGAGATTCTCCTGTTCTCCGCTACATGGTGGAGTACATGGAAGCTGGTCTGGAGGGCTGGCAGTCTGTTCTAACAGAGGGTCCTGAGTGTGAATACACCATAACTCTCCCCTACAGCACCTGCTACAGAGTCAGAGTCTCTGCTGTCTATGGAGAGGAAGACACCAGTAAACCCAGTGAGGAAACTGCAGTGGCATTAGATG TTCCTGTTCCAGTGACCACTGAGGACCTTCCACTTGTCCAGAGCAGAACACCGTGGCTGAAGGGGGAGCTGTCCAGCGTTCTGAGAAGGTTGgcttctctgctgaagctctggaAAGTCCAATGCATGAAGCTTCTCGAATCTACGATGGAGGTCCAGtttctctctgttcttctgCATCTCAACATCAG GGTGTCTGACGAGACTCTCCTGCAGCTGGTTTTCTTGGTGTATGAAGCTCAGGAGGGGGAGTTTACTCACAGTTTCCTACAGAAAGTAGGTGGAGACCTGAGTTCCTGCTCTCTGCAATGGAAAGTGATTCAGTATTTCCTGCAGTATCACACCGTCACTGTGGACTTCAGGAAGAGCAGCATTAAACAGCAGAACATCCGAGAACTTCTCACTGTACTGGACCGAGTTCAGCTCAGAAG AATCCTTTTCTCCTGA